In one Poecilia reticulata strain Guanapo linkage group LG8, Guppy_female_1.0+MT, whole genome shotgun sequence genomic region, the following are encoded:
- the LOC103468888 gene encoding cytochrome P450 2K1-like, with product NLLQLDLQRPYKTLCELSKKYGSVFTVYFGPKKVVVLTGYRTVREALVGYADEFGQREIKPIFADVTKHSGILFSNGETWKEMRRFALNTLRDFGMGKRVAEEKILEECGHLIQVFESYKGIT from the exons AACCTGCTGCAGCTTGATCTCCAGAGACCCTACAAAACACTGTGTGAG CTTTCCAAGAAATATGGGTCTgtgtttacagtttattttggaCCAAAAAAAGTGGTTGTTCTCACCGGGTACAGGACAGTCAGAGAGGCTCTGGTCGGCTATGCAGACGAGTTTGGACAAAGAGAAATCAAACCTATATTTGCAGATGTAACGAAGCATAGTG GAATCCTGTTTTCAAATGGAGAAACATGGAAAGAGATGCGTCGTTTTGCCCTCAACACCCTCAGAGACTTTGGGATGGGGAAGAGAGTTGCAGAGGAGAAAATCTTAGAGGAGTGTGGACACCTCATTCAAGTGTTTGAGAGTTATAAAGGTATAACATGA